The genomic window CCACAGGTGTAAATAAGATTACCTCTTTACTATTGAACAGAAGTTtagttaaaaatatgtttagaCTTTAACACAGCTATGGGTTGAAATGTTAGGGTTATATCACTGTCACATTCTATAAAGAAGTGGTGTGGGACCGAAGTGAGAAGCCCAACAACTCACATATTCATTGAAAATGGCCGTGTAGCTCAGTTTGTTCTCGTCAGAGTCGTCAAATTCCATGTAGTGTTTCTCCATGAAGCTCTGCTGAAGCTGCTGGAACTCCTCCTCTAAAACAAAAGTTATGGACACACAGAACGTCACACTTTTCGAGCCATTTATTGGTGAAACACTGAAGATTTCTGTGACTTCTAATTGTCATTCCTTACAACACCAACTCTCTGTGTGTATCAgtggtgtgtttttacagatacATTTATCTTTCACAAACAGTGTCATTGAAACTGTTTctgctgaaaaaaaacatctctgtaTAAACACAACTGGAAAAAAAGAGTAGTTTCATTAATAATCCTACCCATAATGATGTCCTCTATGCAGCCAATAACTGCATCGAAAGCTGTGTCTGCCGCTGAGGaactggaagaagaaaaaaaagatgaggatCAGATCCCTAAAAGATAAGATCAATGATTTGGATTCACAACTATGGTAAGTGATGTCCATAGATTAACACAGAGCCACAGTGGAATTGATTTTAACcccacacacagtttaaaaccTGTAGTAAGGCTAACAAAACTCTGTTACAGTTGCTGTAAATGTAATCAGCTATAAGAAATATGCAGTATTTGTTGCtgagagagcaaagagagatTAAGAGTTTGGTTTccgggctactgtagaaacatggtagTGCGACATTGCAGGCTCCATTTACAgtttatacactaattaaaacacacttatgaatattatactccatttctgccaaatccAGCTTCATGGTCATGACCATAtgtcaaagacatttttttattcaatttgtgCTTTAAGGAAAGAAACATGACCATGTACAGCATGGAAGCATTTGAAATGTGGGTGGGACAGTCAAATGGGAGCGGGGTCTGGGGGTCCTCCCCctgaacatttttaacacagtagatgtcatttcctgtattctggagccttttaacaggtgttttgacactttgatctcaCCAAATGATGGgtgcattttataattacatcccAGAACAaattagaagatattaaaaaactaaataaagaaattgaTGATtagtatattcatattaaattaatctactgatttttgacatggtaaaagccattccaaaccatttccaggcctggaaaacagttttttaacagTTTCATAACTTTTCCAGGAATTTCATGACCGTGGGAACCCTGCTTTTAAAAGATTCTTTTTTAGTAAAATAAGTGAAGAAAAGTGAATGCTTCTTGTTGGCAATAACAAAAAGGACGAATATATACTATGTTGAACATTCAACTTATGACAATTGAAGTATTTTATGGGGACAAATAGGTGTTCTTTTCGTGTTGCTACCATCAACCAGGGATGTTTTGGGCTCAGTCACCGGTTAAAACATTAACACTTTAACACACCTGCTTGAACCTACCTGGAAATAGCAAAGTTTTCCTCGTCCATGTCAACCATGTCTACTATATTCTCTCCACAGCTCCTGATATctgaagaaaaaggaggagatgtAACCTTTGAACACTGGTTTTTAACAGCAGACATTATTCAACGGTGTACAACAAACGTATCGTTGAGGTTTCATGTCAACGGTCGTTAGCTggctgctaacgttagctaaacACACGTCACTGAACCTGAGCTGTCAAGGTTTGTTAGAGACATCTTGCGGGTTTTTTTCCAAACAAAGTGTtgctttacatttacatgaagatgcacaaatatttaaatgaaatatatttgcttaCTTCGTTCTTGGATGTCCATGTTGTTTATATAAATGGTGAACGTGGATGGTGAGAAGCGAACGTAATGTTGTTACCAAGGAAACGGCGACTGTGTGCGCCTCTGCGTCACGTCCGGCAGAACAAAAGCTGAGCACGTTGGTTCCAATTGAGATGTAGTGCTACTATGTTTACACTGACTTGAAGAATAAGAGGAATCTCACCTTCTGTGCCCGAGTTTCAACTTTAAATAATCTATAGATTCTGCTGTCACTATTCATCACTTGTTCAAATATTTACTCTAGGAATGATCAAGTATTACCTCAAGATCTTATGTCCATCTACACATTTTGTCTACTTATGCTTGTTGAAATAATCCAAATGACTCTAAAACAATGTGTCAATGATCAGACATGTAAAATGTAACACATGGATTGAATAAGGTGTAAATAATCACCACCCAGCCATGCAAGAATCACATGAACatacatttattacaaatatCACAAACCAAGAAACAACAAttcttaataataaatcacatctTTGGGAACTCTGGGGAAAATTCCTTTATAGATGTTTTAAATACACCTCACAAAACTTATTCTTTACAATCCTGAACTTCATCTCTAAGCACAGAGACATCTCATAATTTCTCTCACCTGCATGTATAAGGTGCTCCAGGTAATACAAGGTAGCAAACAGTGACCACACCAGTCTTTACTCATACTGAGACGCATGTTTTCTTCAGAAATCATTCCACAACGGTCTGAATGATTTTATAGATCCAGTTCATGCAATTTGGTTGAGTAGGAACTCTTCTGGATAAATAAACGATTTGACCTTTAATAAATTCAAAATCATTCAGTGTTataattttaaatgtctttttaaagttGTATGAATATAATTTTTCTTGAATCACAATCTTGTTTTATGTTCGATTCACCACCAGtgtccaaaatgaaaacataatcaGTCAACCCAGAGATGCTTCAAGTAAGGGATGGACAGAACAACAGAAGGTCCATGAAGGTTGTCATggggacagagggagaaagatggagaaaaggCAAAATGAGAGCAGATATGTGCTATTGTTGTTATATAAAGCAGGACGAGGGAAACCACACGTTACTCAGTCTGAACCAGTCTCACTTACTGAAAACCTGCAAGCTACAGGACACTTCCTGTTAGTTCTGTATGCAAACAATCCCACTAAGAGTGCTGTGATTTGTGGCAGGtgaaacataaatacacatgtaatCCCACTGTACGGTGGGTAGTTTCTTTGCTAATTTAGGTCAAATATTTCACTGCCCAATCAGACCCAGAACATCATCATCCTGAGGAGGACCCTGGGATATTTAGTAAACTgatagagaggaaaaacaggatTCACtttaacatttcacatttgttttacacAATTTACTGATCACCTGATACAACACTGTCCATCAATAGAATGTGTTGCACGTCCACGCCACAACACATCAGCGCTCACCATCATCTATAACAAAACCTTAAATCATATCTGGTGGATCCAAAGTTGCCGTCTTAATACAGACGCTCAAGTTTGTcaccacaaacaaaaaattaaGACATATTTACTCCAAATGAGCCTTACTGATGGTTGACCCGCATTAAGGTTTGCTTAATTGTTAAAAGCAATTATGCAATCCCAATTCAATTGTACAACTTTTCCCTCACTGGCTCTTCAAGCTTATGCACAACTTATGTTGGAAAAAAGTGATTTACGGTACAGATGAATGTCTTGTGAATTTTCACCCTTGCTTATTTTATTTGCTGCGGCGGTTAAATACATGACTGAGACTGAAGGAAAATCCAAAAATCTGTGCAAAATCTTTAAATAAAGCACAAGCAGCAGGGCTGGCCTTGCTGAAAATCACTTAATTCTCAATACTGATTCAAGTATTCCATTTGTTGTAAGACAAGACTTGTGTCATAAATTTTCTCTGTTATGATTTGATGTTAtctttaatatttgtttatgtaAACTGAATCAGAAAAACTGAGCTCTAGATATAATCCTGCAAATTTTTTTAGCTTTCTGACACCTTCAAGAGGTCCTAAACTGACACCAAGAGCAAAATCCAACATTTCAACcacaggtgtttttttcctgattgaAATCCCTTCCAGGATATGATCAATCAGCACAGACAGTGACCAAAGCATTGGCACAACATTGAGCAAAGACAATGAAAATGCTACCTCAGGAACAACATAAATCGCATATCTACACCTAAAAATATGAAAGTGAGATACATCTCAAATTTATCTGTACCATGGGCTTAATACTGCACTACAGCCTGTGCTCTTTCCTGCTACCCAGCCTTTTCAGATCTGCAAACGTGTGCATGACAGTGGTGGGATTAGTAGTAGCCTCTGAACTGAAAGCACAGGGGGCTCCTCGTATGTGAAAGGAGGTTTGATGACTCTACACGAGGGCTTTCAGATGAGAAGTCGGTTCTGTCTGTGATCTGGTTATTCTAGTAATTGTTTCTGCTCTTGTCTGAAAAACACACTGGTAGAAGAAAGTTGATGATTCTTGGCCCAGCTTCTGCAGTGAGTTGTCAGAAGGATACAAAAGAGGAGGTGTAAGTAAATGAGGAAAAAGCTCTCGGTGATCCAGCTGTGGTTTTTATTtcccctcctctcatctcctctctttctgctctTTAACCCCTCCATCGTCGCTTCCTCTGACCAGAACTGTGAGATCTGGGGTTATCGCAACGCCATGGCACCGTCCTTGCAGCCCTGCTGGCCGAGAGGGGATTAGAGGAGGAGGCTGTAGGGCTTGTGTGTCTCTCCCTACTGGAGAAGGGGCAGGAAGTGTGTCAGGAGACATGTGCAATGAGTCTGACGCGGGTCTGGATGTCTTGGCGGCACAGGGGGCACGTCTCTAACTGTAAGGCACACTCCATACACATACCActaaagaagaagggagggggaaaaaatgaagcaaGAACGTATTATCCATCCACAGAAAATCTCTTATATTAAAACAAGTTATTCTCAAAGATCTTTTATCCAAATATTTTTGACCGCTAACATCTTTGTTTTATCAGTGAGTATTTGTTGACACTAGATGCACACATACCCATGTCCACAGGGCCGCAGCTCCGTGTCAGCCATGACGTCACAACACAGCGTGCAGCAGTTGTCTCGGATGCTAACCTGTTTTAGTAAGGCCAGACGCCGGTgtctggaaaacacacacacacacagttaagtgaaaaaaataatagtgGCCGCATTGTGATGACACCCTCGCACTGCAGCACTAACATGCTGTATAGAAGATTATGTAATGCACTGCAGTAAGTCCATACTGAAAGGCACTCTGAAGTCGCTTTATGGATGTGTATCATTCTCGTCAGGTGACAGAAATACATTATTCAGTTGATGGTTTCACACTGATCTACAGGTGCAGGAAACGCACCAAAAAAAGCAACTTCCAACAAATTACAAACACactttgtttacaagaaaacttgCTTGTTACAATGGCTTCTTAAATTCTATAAATgtttatacataaaataaactgttaaatgtaGGTTTGGCTTTGTGCGTTGGCACATGGTACATCAGGACAATTTATTTAGTTGCCTGCAcgtcatcattttgtgtcaaatttccattttataaaagaaattactactactactcctactgataataataataatgataataataataataataataataatgtcccATAAAACTTTGGGCTGTTTAGCATTCAGATTTTTATTACAAAGTAATTAGATTTAATTTTATGACATATTACAATATTCTACCCCTAGATGGCTCTCATCATATTCTCCAGGTAAATCACAAATTGTTGAGcaagtaaacacatttttaagctttttttttagtttgtgtcAAAAAAAGCTCTAACCGTAACACAATAGAAATAACCTCCCTATAAGTCACATCTTTGTAATATTCAGGTTTGGTTGATCAGTCGCGTTGTGTTGGGCGTTATTTCACTGATGGTAATATTCAAAGTTGTGTTGAAGTGTTGGGTTGCACTCCTGTGTTCTTCCTGCTATGATGTGTTGCATTAGAGAACAAACTATACAGATATTGTTTTGTTCATATCGTTAAATGTCTTAATAAAGATCTTTAACTAGTCTTTTTTAACAAAAAGTCCAAAGAGCTGCTTTAATGTAGCCAACAATTTAATGAAGTGATGAAAAGGCTTTATTTACACTGAATCAACCCCACACAATGAGTCATGTTTGTATCATGCCTACCTCCTTGTTGAACACTGTGTGCAAACAAATTATTCACTGGGACAGCTGGGAACAGATTACATACTGTTCTCCAGACTGTCAGTGTGTAGTTCATTTTAGGTACTGCGATAAAATCACTGAGGACCAGCTTCAGTCTTTACCTGGGTAGGATGATCTTTTCACTGGGCAGCAGTGAAGCGAAGTCGTTGAAGGTGCTGAACTTGACTGAAGGTGGGTGGCGGAAAGGCTTGGCCCCAAAGTTAAACTCACACTGCTGGTAAGACATAAAGCTGGCTGCCGCAAAGAAACCGGACCTGATAGAGGCAGAGATGAACGAAGCAAGACAAATTCAgtaggtaggtgtgtgtgtgtgtgtgtgtgtgtgtgtgtgtgtgtgtgtgtgtgtgtgtgtgtgtgtgtgtgtgtgtgtgtgtgtgtgtgtgtgtgtgtgtgtgtgtgtgtgtgtgtgtgttgacttaCGTGGCCGAGGAGAAGACCTGTTTCTCTGGCAGCAGCTGATATCCATTCAAATAGAAGATCATCTGCTTCTTGCTGAGGTCCAGCAGGAAGCCGATGGCGTCTCCTAAACAAGACACAGGCAGCAGAGTGAAGCCATGGCACACTGTTATTACTATCAATCCTCCATGTAGGAGGTGAATCAGGGCCTGAATGCTGGCAGTGACAGCAGCATGTGGGTGCTAAAATTGGAAAAAACTCCAGAGACGTCGATAACAATAAAGCAATTTATAAACAAAGGAGTCTGACATTTAAAGTGTGGTGCCCCCTCTCCTCTACTGACGACACTTTCAAATTTTACTTTTTGAGGCGTACGATTAAAAAAGTAGACCAAAAAAAGTAGTCCCGAGTCATAACTGTGTGTTGATTACTGTGCAGTGCGTACCCTCCTTCCAGCAGGGGTGAGAGTGAGGTTTACTGCGAGCGTTGTACCAGATGAGCTGCCTGCAGCCATCATACGCACATGAGTATTCATCATCTCCAATCCCGTAACCctcctgtaacacacacaaattcgCACAAAGAAAACGCAGCGTCATGTGACTGCAGAACAACAGAGACAGAATGAGGAAAAGGCTGAACAGTAGAAAAGCTTGAGATTTAGTACATGGTTGAGGAACTTGCTGTCCTTGGTGGCCCATCCGATTTGCATCACGCCTGACGTAACGACTGTCACCTCATAGTACCAAACGCCAGAATCCACGCAGAATGTACAACGCACGCTCTCAAAGGACGAGGCGTCGCATCGTGCCTGAGGGGGGAGAAAATCATGGAGGGAAACAGTCATAAATtgtgaatgtgaaatgtaaattgtgaaaaatatttacatttgactaATTTCAGACTGACCTCTAGTCCACTGGGGGAGATCTTGAGGTACTCGCTGACATCGTTGCTGTTGAGCATGGCATTGATATTGTTGAGGTTGACCTTCTCGTAGGTGAATTGACGACCGTCCTTTAGGACTGAACAGAGAGGACACCAGAGGGAAACATTACCACATTTTTGTCCTCAGTGactcacagagacacaaacatctCAATTATGGAGACTGTTTGCTATAGACGGAATAGATATTCGGCAAGTCATCCTACATGAACACTGTACATTAAAAGACAGGCTACTCACACAGGTTGTCAAGGCTCCACTGTGAGCAGAATCCGACCTGCCTCTTCAGGTAGTCAGGTTGCTCTGCCCATAACTCCAGGACAGCGAGTCGATTGCTGATACAAGACTCGGACACCGTTAGTTTGTTCTCACCTGAAGCCAAGCAGAAGTAGGTGTGAGAGGGAATataatacaaacacaacacCAGTTGTGAAACATTGTAGAGAAATGTTACAACATCAAATCCAAATGGAAACCAGTGACAATGCAATCAGCATATTGATCTTATATACAGTACCCATTAAATgtggacacactttcttattcccattcacttcaatgagaaagtgtgtccaaacgtttgactAGTACTGTAAACTTGAGTAACTGCTAAAGAGTAGCCcacaacatacagtaccagtcaaaagtttggacacactttcccattcacatcaatgagaaagtgtgtccagacttttgactggtactatattTCTTGTGTCTGTGCAAAATTAAGTACCTTTAGGGAAATAGTCATGGAAACAGTGGACAGCATCTCTGCTCATTGCTTTCATCAAAGCAAAGGTCACTGTCAATCCTTTTTTGAATTCCTTTGAAAGGAAGTCACTAGTTTCAACCTGTCTCATCGTGTATGTCTGATTTGAACTGGTCTTGGATGggaatgagtgagtgaacatACTGGTTTGGGAGAACTTCTCCAAGGCAATCAGAGCAAACAGCATGACAGTGGGGTGGGCCTCAGAGCTCTGGAGGAAGAATGACAAAGAAGACACAAAACATTAGTTTGAgctctttttcatttcatcaatTTGACAGAcaacacatttctttcaaacacacaaacaaatacttccatggacagacagagagtcaTGCAGACCGTTTCACAACTACTTTACTTTATTGACTGCGCAACCAAGGCTGTGACTGTGTTCCAGGATAAACTCTACCAAGAACATTCACCTACGTGTTTCTCTAAGCTGCAGCATGGCACAGAAGTCTGTGACATTCTTGTATTTAAAGTAATCTACAAAATAGTTTTCTGactccctcttcttccttctgtccaaaCTCCTCCTCAACACTTAAGTAActgcttcatttttaaagaaactgcACAGTGCTAGAAGTACTTTCCTGTGAACTGGCTACGTAATATTTTTCACTACAGTTAACTACTTAACTTATTTTGCTCAAAGGAACTGTTGCTTTTTGTTGCTGAAGTGACTTCCTCAAAGCTCTAATGAAGCACCACAAAGCAAATTCAATCAGAAGACAGTGAGGCTCTtatccaacaacaacaatttgaGTGGTAGTAATAATAGCACAGTGGTAAAAGCAAAATATTCTGCTTCTGCACAGTTGCACAACTACATAATATCATGCCACTCTTATGAGCATCATCATGCCTGGGATTTAAAACTAAGTTTTAAAACCTCCAGAAATCTGGCAGTCCCATATGCTTAGACTACCCACTATATGCTCATTTAAAGCATACTGGTGCCTTAACATTGCACTGCATAACATCTGATCTTCCCTTCTATCACCACCAACCTCAAGCACCttgcttgtttatttatgcaaatTTAGTCAACATTCTTATTTAAATACTGGTCTAACCTGCTGCTAGACTGTGATAAAATATCTCTTTTCCCTTCATGTGCAATACCTGCTCCAGGACTGTATTAGAAACtctgtaaatacatttaaatttaaattattgtgaatgtttttttttttcttgtttttttaaactaagtGCACCGCACAAGAATTCCAGTGTAGACATACTCTGTGCAAATGGAAATAGAgtttcttgaatcttgaataaCAGCAAGATAATTACAGCAGCTGCCCCACCAGTAAAGCGCTGACAATGCATCACCAAATGTCGTATGTTGTTATTTTGGGTTAACTTGCACTTTGCAGAATGTAATGCTGCACATTCATCATGTTAGGGTCTTTTTCATGACCATGCTTTGCTCACCAGGCTCTCCAGAAGGTACTCCAGGGTTCCCTGGCTCAACAGTCCAATACTGGCTGGtccttaaaaaatacaaagaacaaattagAGAGCTGATATTAGCTATACAAAACGTTTAGTAATATGAGAAGCTCCagttctgtctgtgtttgtgtctaatCCTTTACAATTTGTCTCATTTAGATCTTTAAACCTGGAGTAAGTGATATTTTTGGCCATTTGGGAGAAGTGGAAACAATTTGTGAactcaacactgacatattatcacttaCCATATtgattatttacacatccagcagttacagagcaacgttatcattcatttggagtcatgtacatgcaagtccaatattcacactcttttgtttttggtctccaaCAACtgctgagggaaatatctgtctctttagctgttaaatgcAAATAGTTGCTAAGTTTGTCTGGTTGTCATTtttaacaacaaatgaaatgaaaagttaGTTAGTGAAAAGTCTGCTGACAGGAACAGAACTTGTTTCTTGGCAACATCCATTGTTGTGAAGAAACTGGCAGGTTCACCTTGCATTGTGTTCTTAGATGCTTTATAACAAAATGACgataaaaaagttttttatcTTTGAGAGGAGCTAACTGACAATCTCTTCTCATCTGAAACGGTTACGAATTGAAGGAATTTTAATGTTAAGAACTTACAAGGCTACATAACATGTGAGAGAAAACACTGAGGAGCAAAGCTACATAAACTGGAATAACTAAAGATAGAGAGGTGAGAAAATGTGGAGTGTACCAGCCAGTTTCTCTGCCAGGCATCCTAGCACAGCTGTGGTGTTTCTGTGTTTAGCAGGGTTCAGAGCATCCTGTCGCGCTACAGCCGAACTCAGACTTAACATGTCAGAGAGTTTCTGCAGAGCatcctggagagagagagaggatatgAAGCAGTTACTCTaatgaaggacacacacacacacagtgacttgAAACTATTCAAAGCTCGAGGAGGAAGGAGGTTGAATATTAGTTGCAATCTTTCCAAATTCACACATGATTGTGATGTGGAATGCTGCAAATAGGTCAAGATACAAAGCAGTACAGTGAAGGGTACAAAATACAGAGGtgggagcacacacacacacacacacacacacacacacacacacacacacacacacacacacacacacacacacacacacacacacacacacacacacacacacacacacacacacacacacacacacacacacacacacacaatattgaATTCTCTAGTGGGGAGAGATACATGTGATTGCAGTAGAAAGCACACCACGCCCAGTAAATTCAATTTACTGTATTATCAGGGAAAGAGTGTCACTGATGCACCAGAAACCAGGCGCTCAGCTGTAGCGTCACAGTGCCAACTGTTTCAGACCTGCGGCTCCACTCCAGCCGGTGCCATATAAACGCAAGACGGGTAAACATGTTGATGCTTCTATCTACAGGCAGGACAAGTAATAGCTAAGCATCTGCATTTATAAAACTTTAAACACCGGCAAGGAAAGTGACAAGTGCAGCTTTATCCTTTTTCATGAcgactgtttgtttgtgtggatgttTGAGGCTAAATGTTTTGATGAAAGCGGGCTTATTGTTTTTGCTGAATGTAAGAAAGAGTACAGAGTTTATGTACTTCTAGAAAGAGTGTCACATCCTCTGTCCTCAGGTTACttgagagagagaagcagggggtcctaacatattttatttgttcaaaGGGGAAAAGCGGTGGGGTGGGAGACAGGGGGTAGAGAGAGAGCAGACgctaaaagaaaacagtgaCGGTTGACTAAGCTCTGTCTTTGGTGCTGAATAGGCTGAATTTCTATTTCTATATAAAGTATTTAATATCTACTGGAGTTGAGTATGACACAATGATGTTTTAAGCTCATTAGTGCTTGTGTTTTATCTGAAGGTCTAAATTGCTGCTACGTTTGCTCTGCATGCTGATACGTCCACATCTTATGTTCTTATGTTCCTACTGTAAGTTGAACTGGTCTAATGATGAAAAACTGCTCCTGTGGAGAATCTGCAGCCTGCAGGATGTAAATAATTGAGTTTGCAACTGAGTTACAAGCCAGTGCCTTTAGGTGTTTTgaattttcaaatattttgggGGGAAATTGATGCATTTATTTGATAGCAGCAGTGAAGATATGACAGGTaataaggagagagggagataagCACAAAATATGACAAAGTCCCCCGGTGTGGTTCGTGATCGACACATTTTCCCTCAGGCCAACAGCAACTCCCAAAGATTGAGTTTCTGATTCGAGGTGCCAGGGCTGAATctcaacttttaaattaaatatattttaacctcagctttcattcacacacacacctaaggACAATGTAAGTGTGAATTTATTACCCCAAATCAATCCACTTTTGtctaaaacaaacatatacacataagCCTCTAACCTTGGTGGGCAAGGGACACTCGTCCAATAGGAGGGTGATTACTGCAGGGCCGAGCGGATCGTCCAGTGGGATCACTCGAATCAGAGACTGGACAACCTCCAGCCAACCATCatctgagagaggagaggagaggagactgATGTGAGATCCAACTGAGTGAATCAATAAAGCATGATACATACAACTGCACTTAAGACAGCTCAATaggaaaacatttgaatgaCCAGCTCTACTAATAATAATCCTTAAGTGTTTTTCAAAACTTAAATTCTCTTAAATTTCTTTCCTATAAAAACTACATATGAAAAAACACTTCaagagaaaaacatcaacaggtggagatttttttcatcacattcatattttctttaagaATTGGTcttgtttgactgtgtgtgtgtgtgtgtgtgtgtgtgtgtgtgtgtgtgtgtgtgtgtgtgtgtgtgtgtgtgtgtgtgtgtgtgtgtgtgtgtgtgtgtgtgttcattcattaatacatttcttcAGGGCAGAACAGAAGCATTATTCATCTTAATGCAAACAGATACTGGAGGGACCTGAACATTATGAGCATCACAAGCAGCATAAATACAACATCCACCAGCTCCTGCCCATTTGGTgactcagt from Scomber scombrus chromosome 6, fScoSco1.1, whole genome shotgun sequence includes these protein-coding regions:
- the rspry1 gene encoding RING finger and SPRY domain-containing protein 1, whose amino-acid sequence is MIVAAWITFCACRSLARVLLFLSSSNSLPPFWETFASVVTGTGTMGNSCVCREDSDLEDHHHGSSRAARGQARRVDHGTSVGVDTVEARSSRPRDPVRPPRRGRGPHEPRRKKQNMDGLVLDTLAVIRTLVDNDQEPPYSMITLHEMAETDDGWLEVVQSLIRVIPLDDPLGPAVITLLLDECPLPTKDALQKLSDMLSLSSAVARQDALNPAKHRNTTAVLGCLAEKLAGPASIGLLSQGTLEYLLESLSSEAHPTVMLFALIALEKFSQTSENKLTVSESCISNRLAVLELWAEQPDYLKRQVGFCSQWSLDNLFLKDGRQFTYEKVNLNNINAMLNSNDVSEYLKISPSGLEARCDASSFESVRCTFCVDSGVWYYEVTVVTSGVMQIGWATKDSKFLNHEGYGIGDDEYSCAYDGCRQLIWYNARSKPHSHPCWKEGDAIGFLLDLSKKQMIFYLNGYQLLPEKQVFSSATSGFFAAASFMSYQQCEFNFGAKPFRHPPSVKFSTFNDFASLLPSEKIILPRHRRLALLKQVSIRDNCCTLCCDVMADTELRPCGHGGMCMECALQLETCPLCRQDIQTRVRLIAHVS